One segment of Neodiprion fabricii isolate iyNeoFabr1 chromosome 1, iyNeoFabr1.1, whole genome shotgun sequence DNA contains the following:
- the LOC124182556 gene encoding general transcription factor IIH subunit 3 isoform X1 translates to MANGVEKSLLVIVLDTNPVQKFVRQDTRILTQCLDSVIVFANAHLMQKSNNQLAVMACHSHSSTFLYPDEKPMEVRQIDGQYEGFMMVERTVRQNLQKLIHEIVTNKPLNTESLIGGALAMALCYIVRLEREKAAGEKIHSRILVVTGSNDSASQYMNYMNVFFTAQKLGVVVDVCSLDQELGLLQQGCDITGGNYLKIPQLAGLLQYLLWVFLPDPKVRSKLVLPPPVKVDYRAACFCHRELVDIGYVCSVCLSIFCKFSPICTTCHTVFKMPGPMPTKIKKKKKNPDIVH, encoded by the exons ATGGCCAATG GGGTTGAGAAAAGCTTGCTGGTTATAGTGTTAGACACAAATCCAGTTCAGAAATTCGTGCGTCAAGATACAAGGATATTGACGCAATGCCTGGACTCTGTTATTGTATTTGCCAATGCCCACCTCATGCAAAAGTCAAACAACCAGCTGGCTGTCATGGCGTGCCATTCTCATTCATCGACCTTCTTGTACCCCGACGAAAAGCCAATGGAAGTCCGGCAGATAGATGGACAATACGAAGGTTTTATGATGGTTGAAAGAACAGTCAGACAAAATCTGCAGAAATTAATTCATGAAATTGTTACAAATAAACCTTTGAATACTGAGAGCCTGATCGGCGGAGCTTTAGCAATGGCACTGTGCTATATCGTCAGACTGGAGCGGGAAAAAGCTGctggtgaaaaaatacattcaagAATTTTGGTTGTAACTGGTAGCAATGATTCTGCATCGCAATATATGAACTATATGAACGTCTTCTTCACTGCCCAGAAATTG GGTGTTGTAGTCGATGTTTGCAGTTTGGATCAAGAACTGGGATTACTTCAACAAGGCTGTGACATAACAGgtggaaattatttaaaaataccaCAACTGGCTGGTCTCCTGCAGTATTTGCTG TGGGTGTTCCTTCCTGATCCTAAGGTTCGCAGTAAGCTAGTCTTACCTCCCCCAGTCAAGGTGGATTACAGGGCGGCTTGTTTCTGCCATCGAGAACTTGTCGATATTGGATACGTTTGTTCTGTGTGTTTGTCGA tatTCTGCAAGTTCAGCCCCATCTGCACGACATGTCA CACTGTATTCAAGATGCCTGGTCCTATGCCCACgaagataaagaagaaaaagaaaaatccagaCATAGTACACTGA
- the LOC124182556 gene encoding general transcription factor IIH subunit 3 isoform X2, giving the protein MQKSNNQLAVMACHSHSSTFLYPDEKPMEVRQIDGQYEGFMMVERTVRQNLQKLIHEIVTNKPLNTESLIGGALAMALCYIVRLEREKAAGEKIHSRILVVTGSNDSASQYMNYMNVFFTAQKLGVVVDVCSLDQELGLLQQGCDITGGNYLKIPQLAGLLQYLLWVFLPDPKVRSKLVLPPPVKVDYRAACFCHRELVDIGYVCSVCLSIFCKFSPICTTCHTVFKMPGPMPTKIKKKKKNPDIVH; this is encoded by the exons ATGCAAAAGTCAAACAACCAGCTGGCTGTCATGGCGTGCCATTCTCATTCATCGACCTTCTTGTACCCCGACGAAAAGCCAATGGAAGTCCGGCAGATAGATGGACAATACGAAGGTTTTATGATGGTTGAAAGAACAGTCAGACAAAATCTGCAGAAATTAATTCATGAAATTGTTACAAATAAACCTTTGAATACTGAGAGCCTGATCGGCGGAGCTTTAGCAATGGCACTGTGCTATATCGTCAGACTGGAGCGGGAAAAAGCTGctggtgaaaaaatacattcaagAATTTTGGTTGTAACTGGTAGCAATGATTCTGCATCGCAATATATGAACTATATGAACGTCTTCTTCACTGCCCAGAAATTG GGTGTTGTAGTCGATGTTTGCAGTTTGGATCAAGAACTGGGATTACTTCAACAAGGCTGTGACATAACAGgtggaaattatttaaaaataccaCAACTGGCTGGTCTCCTGCAGTATTTGCTG TGGGTGTTCCTTCCTGATCCTAAGGTTCGCAGTAAGCTAGTCTTACCTCCCCCAGTCAAGGTGGATTACAGGGCGGCTTGTTTCTGCCATCGAGAACTTGTCGATATTGGATACGTTTGTTCTGTGTGTTTGTCGA tatTCTGCAAGTTCAGCCCCATCTGCACGACATGTCA CACTGTATTCAAGATGCCTGGTCCTATGCCCACgaagataaagaagaaaaagaaaaatccagaCATAGTACACTGA